DNA from Microbacterium foliorum:
TTCGGGCCGCAGACCCCGTATCCCGGCGTCGCGGCCCTGCTCCCCGTGCTCGCGACCGCCGCTGTGATCATTGCCGGCACCGGTCGTCGAGCGCCGCTCTGGGCAGTGGCGCGGCTGACCGATGCCAGGCCGGTGCAATGGCTGGGAGAGGTTTCGTACTCGTTGTACCTGTGGCACTGGCCGTTGATCGTCCTGACACCTTTCGTGATCGGCGCGCCCCTATCTCTGTGGTCGAGGATCGGCATCCTCGCCGTCGCGCTCGTCCTTGCCTGGGGCAGCCGGCGCTGGATCGAGGTCCCCGCCCAGCGTGCGCGGTGGTGGCGCGGCACGGGGCGCGCCTTCGCGGGCGCGGGCGTGATGATGGCGGTCGTGTCGCTCGTCGCGGTCCTGCTGCTGGGCGGGGCGGCATCCCGCTCTGCGACGGCCGAGGCCGCGCAGGAGTCCGGTGGTGCCTGTGTCGGATCGGCCGCACTCGCCGACCCTGGGCCGTGTGATCCGTCCGCCGCGGTCCTCGATCCTGTCGTGACCCAGGCGGATGCGTACTTCGCCCTCGCGCCGGAATGCGGAGAGCTCGGCGACGAGCTCGTGGTCGACGGCCGTCAGACCACGCGCGAGTGCGATTTCTCGAATGGCGGAGCAGGGCCCCGTGTGTGGTTGGTCGGGGACTCTCACGCGGAGCAGTGGCAGGCCGCGGTGTTCCCCATCGCCCGCGCGGAGGGATGGCATCTCACGATCAGCTCGTTCCCCGGCTGTCCGCCGGCGGATGTCGCGTTCGTCGGTTTCGACTCCGCCTGGGGTCCGGCCGACTACCTGAGGTGTCGCGACTGGTCGGCCGCGTTGTCCGACGAGCTCGTCGCGGAGAAGCCCGACCTCATCGTCACCTCGATGGCCGCTCGACAGCAGCTCGTCGACGACGGCAGCGGCCTCCCGGCGAATGAGCAGTTCGCCGAGGGACTTCGGCGCGCGTGGAGCCGCTGGATCGACTCGGGCAGCGCCGTCGTCGCCATTGCCGACACCCCTCTCAACGGCGACGTCCGTGATCTCGACTGCATCCTGTTGAACGCCGAATCGCCGGATGCGTGCGCCGTTCCGCGCGCAGCGGCGATGCCCTCCGACCCTGTGTCCGACGCGGCGAAGGACCCGCTGGCCGGCCTCTGGCCGGCGGATCTCACCGACCTGCTCTGCGACGAGGCGGAGTGCTTCGCAGCGGTCGGCGGAGAACCGGTCTTCTACGATGCAGATCACCTGAGCAGCGCCTACGCTGCGACACTCAGTGACGCACTGCGCGAGGTCATCGACGACGCCCTCGAGGCCTCTCGGCCCGCTCGGCCCTGACCGACCGGGCGGGATCCCCTCTGCGATATTCTGGAGGGAACCCGTCTCCGTCACCCGAAACGGCGGAGATCCACGCAGCGGCCGAGCGAGCCGGCAGGAGTGCCTCCATGCGACCCGAGACGACGTCGGCAGCGCCGTCGCGCCGTGCGGACATCGACGGGCTGCGGACTCTGGCCATCGTCCTCGTCGTCGTCTATCACGTGTGGCTCGGGCGGGTGTCCGGGGGAGTCGACGTCTTCCTCATGGTGTCGGCGTTCCTGCTCACCGGATCGCTGGCCCGTCGCGCGATCACCGGTGCTCCCCTCGCTCTCGGCGCCTTCTGGACCCGCCGTTTCCGGCGCCTCGTGCCGGCCGCGGCGGTGACGCTGCTGGCGGTTCTCGGAGCCGCCTACGCCTTCATGCCCCCGTCGCAGTGGTCGCGCATCTGGAACGAGAGCCTCGCGAGCCTGTTCTACGTGCAGAACTGGCAGCTGGCGTTCTCCGAGGTGGACTACTACGCCCGTGACAGCGCCGAGACCAGCCCCCTGCAGCATTTCTGGTCGCTGTCGGTGCAGGGACAGGTGTTCCTCCTCTGGCCGCTGCTGATAGGTGCGGTGGCGCTGCTGCTGCGCCGGCGTCGCGATCTCATCCGGCCGGTGCTCGTCGCGGTGTTCCTGGTGATCTTCGTCTGGTCGCTGTGGTTCTCCGTCATCGAGACGCGCGACGCGCAGGCGTTCGCCTACTTCGACACGCGCACACGGCTCTGGGAGTTCGCGGCAGGGTCCCTCCTCGCGCTGCTGCAGCCGCTAATCCGCATGCCGGCCCCCGCGCGGGCGGTGCTGGGCTGGGCCGGGCTCGCGGGTATCGTGCTCTGCGGCATCGTCCTGGACGTGCGCGGCGGATTCCCCGGGTACCTCGCTCTCTGGCCCGTACTGTGCACGGCCGCCGTCATCATCGCAGGCGCGGGCGAGCAGCGCGGCGGGCCCGCAGCGCTGCTCGGGTCGCGACCGCTGTCATCGCTCTCGTCGGACGCCTACGCCCTCTACCTCGTGCACTGGCCGATCCTCGTGATGTGGATGGTCGTCGCAGAGACCGACCGCGTCGGCCTCGTCGAGGGGGCGATCATCATCGGGATGTCACTCGTCGCGGCTCGGCTGCTGTCCCGGGGGGTCGAGAGGCCGCTTCGCGGACCATCCCGCACCGACCGCCCGGCGGTCATCCGCGGTGTCGCCGTGATCGCGGCGTCGGTCGTGGTGGTCACCGGCGCGACTGCGGGGTGGCGATGGGTCGAGCAGACGCGCACCGCCGAGTTCGCGGCCGCGGCCGCCGATTCCGACTACCCCGGCGCGTCGCAGGTCGAGGCGGCGTTCGAGATCGCCGACCTCGACACGCCGATGATCCCGAGCCCGACGGAGCTGCAGGCCGAGTGGGCGGCGGTGGGACCCGCATGCACCGGCAGATTCGCACCGAGGGATGCCGTGCTCGACGGCACGTGCAACCAGAGCGACGACGCCGCAGACGCGGCGATGCGGATCCTGGTGATCGGGGACTCACACGCACAGCAGCTCTCCGCCCCGCTGATCGCCCTCTCCGAAGACCGTGATCTGGCGATCATCACGGTGCTGCGAGGAGGCTGCACGGCGGGCCTCGCGGAGGAATCGCGCAGCCCCACCGAGGCGTCGTGCGAGCCGTGGGCCCGAGCGGCGCTCGACTATGCGAAGGCCATCTCGCCGGACGCCGTGTATCTCGTGGTGACGAGAGCGGACGCCCAGGAGCCCGAGCGCCTTCTGCACGGCATCGAGGAAGCCGTCGGCGAACTGCGCGCGGCGGACATCCCGGTCATCGGCGTCCGTGACAACCCGCGGTTCGACTTCGACATGTACGAGTGCGCGATCGACGAGTCGCGGGGGTGCGAGGTCCCGAGGGAGCTCGTGCTCGCCGAGGAGAATCCCACGTCCGTGTTCGCGGATGCCGTCACGACGGTGGACTTCACGCCGTGGCTGTGCCCCTGGGACGTCTGCCAGGCGGCGATCGGCAACATCGCGGTGTACATCGACGACAACCACCTGTCCCGCAGCTACGCGCGGACCCTCTCGCCGTTCCTCGAGCGAATTCTCGCGGATTCGGGCCACCTGCCGCCGCCCTCAGCTTGATCGCACCGAGGTCCAGCTAAAATGTGTGAACGCGTGCCCGTCAGGGCCCGCGAACCTCGTCACGTCGGTCAGCATCAGGAAAGTTGCATCAATGGATCTCCTCGTCGTCGGGTCTGGCTTCTTCGGACTCACCATCGCTGAACGCGCAGCCGCCGCCGGCCGGAAGGTCACGGTCATCGACCGCCGCCACCACATCGGAGGCAACGCGTACAGCGAGAACGAGCCGGAGACCGGCATCGAGGTGCACCGTTACGGCGCGCACCTCTTCCACACCTCGAACCCGACCGTCTGGGAGTACGTCAACCGCTTCACGACGTTCACGAACTACGTGCACCGGGTCTACACGAACCACAACGGCATCGTTTTCCCGCTTCCCATCAACCTCGGCACGATCAACCAGTTCTTCAACGCCGCGCACACGCCGGACGAGGCACGAGCGCTGATCACCGAGCTGGCGGGGGAGTTCGACCCGAAGTCCGCGCAGAACCTCGAGGAGCGCGGCATCGGTCTCATCGGACGCCCGCTCTACGAGGCGTTCATCCGCGACTACACGGCCAAGCAGTGGCAGACCGACCCGCGCGACCTCCCTGCCGAGATCATCAGCCGGCTTCCCGTGCGCTACACGTACGACAACCGCTACTTCAACGACACGTGGGAGGGGCTGCCGACCGACGGCTACACCGCGTGGATCGAGCGGATGGCCGACCACGAGAACATCGAGGTGAAGCTCGAGGTCGACTTCTTCGACGAGTCGCAGCCGCTCAACAAGAAGGCCACGGTCGGGCAGGTCCCGATCGTGTACACGGGTCCGGTCGACCGCTACTTCGACTACGCGGAGGGCGAGCTGTCCTGGCGCACGCTCGACTTCGAGGAGGAAGTGCTCCAGACCGGAGACTTCCAGGGAACGCCGGTGATGAACTACGCCGACGCGGGCGTGCCCTACACCCGCATCCACGAGTTCCGTCACTTCCACCCCGAGCGGGAGGACCGCTACCCCAAGGACAAGACCGTGATCATGCGGGAGTTCTCGCGTTTCGCGACGCGCGACGACGAGCCGTACTACCCCGTCAACACCCCGACGGACCGGTCGGGCCTGCTGGCCTACCGCGAACTGACCAAGGGTGAGAGCGACGTCCACTTCGGCGGCCGTCTCGGCACCTACCAGTACCTCGACATGCACATGGCCATCGGGTCTGCGCTGTCGATGTGGAACAACGAGCTGGCCTGACGGGACTCCCCATGACTGAGAACACGAGAACGAACACCGACTTCGTCGCCGTCAATCACACGGTCTTCCCCACCGAGGGAGTGGCCGAGGTCTCGGCCCTCTACGTCGACACAGGCTCCGGCGACGGCTCCCAGCCCGGCGAGGCGTACGAGATCGTCGGGCGTCGCAGCATCCGGGTCTATGCGCACCGCCGCGTCTCGCTGAGCACCTACTTCAACGCGTTCCCGGCCAGCTACTGGCAGCACTCGACGAACGTCCGCTCGGTCCGTCTCGTCGCGACCGTCGAGGGCAAGGGACTGATCTCGGTGTACAAGTCGAGCGCCCGAGGGCGCGCATCGGCGCTCGCCTCGAAGTCCTTCTCCGACGAGACCGTCACCTTCGACCTCCCGATCACCTCGTTCATCGACGGCGGCTCCTACTGGTTCGACATCGCGGCGGGGAACTCCGATGCGACGCTCGTCTCGGCGGAATGGCAGGTCGCGGCTCCCGAGGATTGGACCCCCGGCAAGACGACGGTGGGCATCACCACCTTCAACCGCCCGTCGTACTGCCTGAACCAGATCATCGCGGTGGGGCAGAACGAGCACGTGCACGATGTCCTCGATCGCGTGATCGTGGTGGACCAGGGCACCGATCTCGTCTCGGATCAGCCGGGTTTCGACGACGCCGCCGCGGCGCTCGGCGACAAGCTGGAGGTCCTGCGACAGCCGAACCTCGGTGGCTCCGGCGGATTCTCGAGGGCCATGCTCGAGTCGCTCGGCTCCGAGGAGAGCCGGTACGTGCTGCTGCTCGACGACGACGCCATCTCCGAGCCGGAGGCCATCGTGCGGGCCGTGCGCTTCGCGGACTTCGCGATCACCCCGACCATCGTCGGCGGCGGCATGCTGCACCTCGACGACCGCTCCGTCCTGTACACGCAGGGCGAGGTATGGGATCAGCGCAAGTCCTGGATGCGCCCCTCCGGCGCCAGCGAGTACGACCACGACTTCGCGGAGGAGACCCTGCGCGAGACCCCGGGGCTGCACCGTCACCTCGGTGCAGACTTCAACGGGTGGTGGATGTGCCTCATCCCGACCGCGATCCTGCGCGAGATCGGTCTGTCGCTGCCGGTGTTCCTCAAGTTCGACGACATCGAGTACTCGCTGCGTGCGCGCGAGCACGGGTACCCGACCGTCTGCCTGCCCGGAGTCGCGGTGTGGCACATGGCCTGGCACGACAAGGACCCCACTCGCACGTGGGAGGAGTACTTCATCCACCGCAACCGGGTGATCACCGGTCTCCTCCACTCGCATGTCCGCAACGGCGGGTTCCTTCCGCTGCACTCCTTCCTCGGTGACATCAAGCTGCTGTTCATGCTGCAGTATTCGGCGGTGCGCCTGCGGCACGAAGCCCTGCGCGACGTCATGCGCGGCCCCGCCGTGCTGCCCGATCTGCTCCCGGGCAAGCAGGCCGAGATCCGCGAGATGCGCACGGCGTACATCGACTCGAAGGTCGTCGAAGACCTCTCCGCGCTCCCG
Protein-coding regions in this window:
- a CDS encoding acyltransferase family protein, with amino-acid sequence MSASATAVATSRASARTRRFRTDIQALRAVAIGLVVLNHLWPDRVPGGYVGVDVFFVISGFLITGHLLSETESTGRVRLAAFYARRIRRLLPAALTVVFVTLLGVWLLLPFTRWTDNAVQALASVFYVENWTLAALSVDYSAHNAASSAVQHYWSLSVEEQFYLVWPLLVLAASAAAVRAGRESGRRRLLLIVVATVAALSFVAAVAYTAGSPAQAYFVTFTRAWQFAAGAAIALLPAGILGRLNAPAAAALSAAGFAGIAVAAFVFGPQTPYPGVAALLPVLATAAVIIAGTGRRAPLWAVARLTDARPVQWLGEVSYSLYLWHWPLIVLTPFVIGAPLSLWSRIGILAVALVLAWGSRRWIEVPAQRARWWRGTGRAFAGAGVMMAVVSLVAVLLLGGAASRSATAEAAQESGGACVGSAALADPGPCDPSAAVLDPVVTQADAYFALAPECGELGDELVVDGRQTTRECDFSNGGAGPRVWLVGDSHAEQWQAAVFPIARAEGWHLTISSFPGCPPADVAFVGFDSAWGPADYLRCRDWSAALSDELVAEKPDLIVTSMAARQQLVDDGSGLPANEQFAEGLRRAWSRWIDSGSAVVAIADTPLNGDVRDLDCILLNAESPDACAVPRAAAMPSDPVSDAAKDPLAGLWPADLTDLLCDEAECFAAVGGEPVFYDADHLSSAYAATLSDALREVIDDALEASRPARP
- a CDS encoding acyltransferase family protein; this translates as MRPETTSAAPSRRADIDGLRTLAIVLVVVYHVWLGRVSGGVDVFLMVSAFLLTGSLARRAITGAPLALGAFWTRRFRRLVPAAAVTLLAVLGAAYAFMPPSQWSRIWNESLASLFYVQNWQLAFSEVDYYARDSAETSPLQHFWSLSVQGQVFLLWPLLIGAVALLLRRRRDLIRPVLVAVFLVIFVWSLWFSVIETRDAQAFAYFDTRTRLWEFAAGSLLALLQPLIRMPAPARAVLGWAGLAGIVLCGIVLDVRGGFPGYLALWPVLCTAAVIIAGAGEQRGGPAALLGSRPLSSLSSDAYALYLVHWPILVMWMVVAETDRVGLVEGAIIIGMSLVAARLLSRGVERPLRGPSRTDRPAVIRGVAVIAASVVVVTGATAGWRWVEQTRTAEFAAAAADSDYPGASQVEAAFEIADLDTPMIPSPTELQAEWAAVGPACTGRFAPRDAVLDGTCNQSDDAADAAMRILVIGDSHAQQLSAPLIALSEDRDLAIITVLRGGCTAGLAEESRSPTEASCEPWARAALDYAKAISPDAVYLVVTRADAQEPERLLHGIEEAVGELRAADIPVIGVRDNPRFDFDMYECAIDESRGCEVPRELVLAEENPTSVFADAVTTVDFTPWLCPWDVCQAAIGNIAVYIDDNHLSRSYARTLSPFLERILADSGHLPPPSA
- the glf gene encoding UDP-galactopyranose mutase gives rise to the protein MDLLVVGSGFFGLTIAERAAAAGRKVTVIDRRHHIGGNAYSENEPETGIEVHRYGAHLFHTSNPTVWEYVNRFTTFTNYVHRVYTNHNGIVFPLPINLGTINQFFNAAHTPDEARALITELAGEFDPKSAQNLEERGIGLIGRPLYEAFIRDYTAKQWQTDPRDLPAEIISRLPVRYTYDNRYFNDTWEGLPTDGYTAWIERMADHENIEVKLEVDFFDESQPLNKKATVGQVPIVYTGPVDRYFDYAEGELSWRTLDFEEEVLQTGDFQGTPVMNYADAGVPYTRIHEFRHFHPEREDRYPKDKTVIMREFSRFATRDDEPYYPVNTPTDRSGLLAYRELTKGESDVHFGGRLGTYQYLDMHMAIGSALSMWNNELA
- a CDS encoding glycosyltransferase; the protein is MTENTRTNTDFVAVNHTVFPTEGVAEVSALYVDTGSGDGSQPGEAYEIVGRRSIRVYAHRRVSLSTYFNAFPASYWQHSTNVRSVRLVATVEGKGLISVYKSSARGRASALASKSFSDETVTFDLPITSFIDGGSYWFDIAAGNSDATLVSAEWQVAAPEDWTPGKTTVGITTFNRPSYCLNQIIAVGQNEHVHDVLDRVIVVDQGTDLVSDQPGFDDAAAALGDKLEVLRQPNLGGSGGFSRAMLESLGSEESRYVLLLDDDAISEPEAIVRAVRFADFAITPTIVGGGMLHLDDRSVLYTQGEVWDQRKSWMRPSGASEYDHDFAEETLRETPGLHRHLGADFNGWWMCLIPTAILREIGLSLPVFLKFDDIEYSLRAREHGYPTVCLPGVAVWHMAWHDKDPTRTWEEYFIHRNRVITGLLHSHVRNGGFLPLHSFLGDIKLLFMLQYSAVRLRHEALRDVMRGPAVLPDLLPGKQAEIREMRTAYIDSKVVEDLSALPPVRRSSFAILGGVRKPTNPIAALVLAARVGARQLLIKQSPGSRLNPERIISAQDINWWRFADIDSALVTSPDGLGVAWYQRDRSTMHRFLLRSIRLNLALARRWKVLSEEFAKGTPKVTSPDQWRATFDKVQKD